The following are encoded together in the Chromatiaceae bacterium genome:
- the nuoK gene encoding NADH-quinone oxidoreductase subunit NuoK: MIELSDYLMLGGILFSISVAGIFINRKNLIVLLMCIELMLLAVNMNFIAFSHFLGDMSGQVFVFFILTVAAAEAAIGLAILVVLFRNRRTIDVEDLDALKG; encoded by the coding sequence ATGATCGAACTCTCCGATTATCTGATGCTGGGTGGAATCCTCTTTTCCATCAGCGTCGCGGGTATCTTCATCAATCGTAAGAACCTCATCGTCCTGCTGATGTGCATCGAGTTGATGCTCCTGGCGGTCAATATGAACTTCATCGCCTTCTCCCATTTCCTGGGCGATATGTCGGGTCAGGTGTTTGTTTTCTTTATCCTGACCGTCGCCGCCGCCGAGGCGGCTATCGGCCTCGCCATTCTCGTGGTGCTGTTCCGCAACCGGCGCACCATCGATGTCGAGGACCTGGATGCCCTCAAGGGTTAG
- the nuoL gene encoding NADH-quinone oxidoreductase subunit L: MENLYLTIVLAPLVGSIIAGFLGSRIGRTGAHSVTILGVGLSCGLSLYVLKGFVDGTLPAFDGPVYTWMISGGISFEIGFLVDKLTALMMAVVTFVSLMVHIYTIGYMADDEHNWPKESLAGRNAYQRFFSYISLFTFSMLMLVMSNNFLQLFFGWEAVGLVSYLLIGFWTVRESAIFANLKAFLVNRVGDFGFILGIGAIAMYFNSMDYMEVFGAAPALAHTQVQIWGDSSWSLMTVICVLLFIGAMGKSAQVPLHIWLPDSMEGPTPISALIHAATMVTAGIFMVARMSPLYELSETALSFVMVIGATTAFFMGLVGLVQNDIKRVVAYSTLSQLGYMVAALGASAYAAGIFHLMTHAFFKALLFLAAGSVIIAMHHDQDIRNMGGLRKYLPITWITFLLGSLALIGFPGFSGFFSKDAIIEAVHLSQVGGAGYASVLLTLGVFVTALYSFRLYFLVFHGRERMDEHTRHHLHETPAVVWVPLVLLAIPSVFIGWMTMEAVLFGDWFKGVIHVAPQHDVLAQLGAHFHGQAGFVLHGMMGLPFWLAMGGLALAWYIYMMKPVIADYAMVRFSRTYRILDGKYGFDQFNMAVFAGGSRALGKLFWVTGDQGLIDGVLINGSAQGVGRIAQRLRGIQTGYLYHYAIAMILGLVALMTIFVTF, translated from the coding sequence ATGGAAAACCTCTACCTGACCATCGTCCTCGCCCCCTTGGTGGGCTCTATCATCGCTGGCTTCCTGGGGAGCCGGATTGGGCGGACGGGTGCCCACTCGGTGACCATTCTGGGCGTGGGTCTATCCTGTGGTCTGTCCCTTTATGTGCTTAAGGGATTCGTCGATGGAACCCTGCCAGCCTTTGACGGCCCCGTTTATACCTGGATGATCAGCGGTGGCATTAGCTTCGAGATTGGCTTCCTAGTTGACAAGCTGACGGCCCTGATGATGGCCGTGGTGACCTTCGTCTCCCTCATGGTGCACATCTACACCATTGGCTATATGGCGGATGATGAGCACAACTGGCCCAAGGAATCCCTGGCGGGCCGCAACGCCTATCAGCGTTTCTTCAGCTATATCTCCCTCTTTACCTTCTCCATGCTGATGCTGGTGATGTCGAACAACTTCCTGCAGTTGTTCTTTGGCTGGGAAGCGGTGGGACTGGTTTCCTACCTCCTGATCGGCTTCTGGACCGTGCGCGAGTCGGCCATCTTCGCTAATCTCAAGGCCTTTCTGGTCAACCGGGTCGGTGACTTCGGCTTCATCCTGGGCATCGGCGCCATCGCCATGTATTTCAACTCCATGGATTACATGGAGGTTTTTGGCGCGGCGCCCGCTCTGGCCCACACTCAGGTCCAGATCTGGGGAGATTCTTCCTGGTCCCTGATGACGGTCATTTGCGTACTGCTTTTCATCGGCGCCATGGGTAAGTCGGCCCAGGTCCCGCTCCATATCTGGCTGCCGGACTCCATGGAAGGCCCCACTCCCATCTCCGCCCTGATCCACGCCGCCACCATGGTCACCGCCGGTATCTTCATGGTGGCGCGCATGTCGCCGCTTTACGAACTCTCGGAGACTGCCCTGAGTTTCGTTATGGTGATCGGCGCCACCACGGCCTTTTTCATGGGCCTCGTCGGCCTGGTGCAGAACGACATCAAGCGCGTTGTCGCCTATTCGACCCTGTCCCAACTGGGCTACATGGTCGCGGCCCTAGGGGCCTCCGCCTACGCGGCCGGCATCTTCCACCTCATGACCCACGCCTTCTTCAAGGCCCTGCTCTTCCTGGCGGCCGGATCGGTCATCATTGCCATGCACCACGACCAGGACATCCGCAACATGGGCGGTCTGCGCAAGTACCTGCCCATCACCTGGATCACCTTTCTCCTTGGCTCCCTGGCGCTCATCGGTTTTCCCGGCTTTTCGGGCTTCTTTTCCAAGGACGCCATCATCGAGGCCGTGCATCTGTCCCAGGTGGGCGGGGCGGGGTACGCCAGCGTACTGCTGACCCTGGGTGTCTTCGTGACCGCTCTCTACAGTTTCCGGCTCTATTTCCTCGTCTTTCATGGTAGGGAGCGAATGGATGAGCACACCCGGCATCACCTGCACGAGACGCCGGCCGTCGTCTGGGTGCCGCTGGTCCTCCTGGCCATCCCGTCCGTCTTCATTGGCTGGATGACCATGGAGGCGGTGCTGTTTGGCGACTGGTTCAAGGGCGTCATCCACGTCGCCCCTCAGCACGATGTCCTGGCCCAGTTAGGCGCCCATTTCCATGGCCAGGCAGGCTTCGTCCTGCACGGCATGATGGGGCTGCCCTTCTGGCTGGCCATGGGTGGTCTGGCTCTGGCCTGGTACATCTACATGATGAAGCCGGTCATTGCCGATTACGCCATGGTGCGCTTCAGCCGGACCTATCGCATTCTGGATGGTAAGTATGGCTTCGATCAGTTCAATATGGCCGTCTTCGCTGGCGGGAGCCGGGCCTTGGGCAAGCTGTTTTGGGTAACCGGCGATCAGGGCCTCATCGATGGCGTCCTTATTAATGGCTCGGCCCAAGGCGTGGGCCGTATCGCCCAGCGCCTGCGCGGTATCCAGACCGGCTATCTGTACCATTACGCCATCGCCATGATTCTGGGTCTGGTGGCCTTGATGACCATCTTCGTGACCTTCTGA
- a CDS encoding NADH-quinone oxidoreductase subunit M — protein sequence MHFAIPVLSLAIWLPIIGGLAVLASGDKAPNISRWVALSFSVLAFLVSLLLWTGFDASTAQMQFVERAPWIPSFNAWYHLGVDGISMPLIILTTFITILVLISGWEVISYKPSQYMAAFLIMEGVMVGVFSALDAILFYVFWEAMLIPMFIIIGVWGGPRRVYATIKFFLYTFFGSVFMLVALIYMYFKSGSYSILDFQALPLSLTEQILIFLAFLAAFAVKVPMWPVHTWLPDAHVEAPTGGSVILAAIMLKIGGYGFLRFSLPITPDASATLDWLVIAMSLIAVVYIGFVALVQQDMKKLIAYSSIAHMGFVTLGFFIAFSIFARAGSTGGVVMGFEGGMVQMVSHGFVSAAMFLCVGVLYDRLHSREITTYGGVIHTMPVFGALMVFFAMANAGLPGTSGFVGEFMVILASFQADFWYAFLAATTLILGAAYTLWMVKRVVYGPVTSDKVAGLQDANGRELLVLGTLAVAVLALGLWPAPLVEVMDASIQNLVQHLAVSKLAVAPSAVAVLP from the coding sequence ATGCACTTCGCAATTCCAGTTCTGTCGCTGGCCATCTGGCTGCCGATCATCGGTGGCCTGGCGGTACTCGCCAGTGGCGATAAGGCCCCCAACATTTCTCGCTGGGTGGCCTTGAGCTTTTCCGTGCTTGCCTTCCTGGTCAGCCTGCTCCTCTGGACGGGTTTCGATGCCAGCACGGCCCAAATGCAATTCGTCGAACGTGCCCCCTGGATTCCCAGCTTCAATGCCTGGTACCACCTGGGGGTGGACGGCATCTCCATGCCGCTCATCATCCTGACCACCTTTATCACCATCCTGGTCCTCATCTCTGGCTGGGAAGTCATCAGCTACAAGCCGTCCCAATACATGGCCGCCTTCCTCATCATGGAAGGCGTCATGGTCGGTGTCTTCTCCGCCCTGGACGCCATCCTCTTCTATGTCTTCTGGGAAGCTATGCTGATCCCGATGTTCATCATCATCGGGGTCTGGGGTGGACCCAGGCGGGTTTACGCCACCATCAAGTTCTTCCTGTACACCTTCTTCGGCTCGGTCTTCATGTTGGTCGCCCTGATCTACATGTACTTTAAGTCGGGCTCCTACAGCATCCTCGACTTCCAGGCCTTGCCCCTGAGCCTCACCGAGCAGATTTTGATCTTCCTGGCCTTCCTGGCCGCCTTCGCCGTCAAGGTGCCTATGTGGCCGGTGCATACCTGGCTGCCGGACGCCCATGTAGAGGCACCAACCGGCGGATCGGTGATCCTGGCGGCCATCATGCTGAAGATCGGCGGCTACGGCTTTCTGCGCTTCAGTCTGCCCATCACCCCGGACGCCAGCGCGACCCTGGACTGGCTGGTCATCGCCATGTCCCTGATCGCCGTGGTCTATATCGGCTTTGTCGCCCTGGTCCAGCAGGACATGAAGAAGCTGATCGCCTACTCTTCCATCGCTCACATGGGCTTTGTCACCCTGGGCTTCTTCATCGCCTTCAGTATTTTCGCTCGGGCTGGCTCCACGGGCGGCGTGGTGATGGGCTTTGAGGGTGGCATGGTGCAGATGGTCTCCCATGGCTTCGTCTCGGCGGCCATGTTCCTCTGCGTCGGGGTCCTTTACGACCGTCTCCATTCCCGCGAGATCACGACCTACGGGGGCGTGATTCACACCATGCCCGTGTTCGGCGCCCTGATGGTCTTCTTCGCCATGGCCAATGCCGGCCTCCCCGGAACTTCGGGATTCGTGGGTGAATTCATGGTCATCCTGGCCAGCTTCCAGGCCGATTTCTGGTATGCCTTCCTGGCGGCGACCACCCTGATTCTGGGTGCGGCCTATACCCTCTGGATGGTCAAGCGGGTCGTCTATGGCCCCGTGACCAGTGACAAGGTGGCGGGTTTGCAGGACGCCAATGGTCGGGAGTTGCTGGTGCTGGGGACCCTGGCGGTTGCCGTGCTGGCCCTGGGCCTCTGGCCTGCGCCCTTAGTGGAGGTGATGGACGCCAGCATCCAGAACCTGGTCCAGCATCTGGCGGTTTCCAAGCTGGCCGTGGCCCCTTCGGCCGTGGCGGTACTGCCCTGA
- the nuoN gene encoding NADH-quinone oxidoreductase subunit NuoN — protein MTFDYAHLIPVVPEIAVLVLASTLLLVDLWLKDRERGINHVIAVLGLLVVIGLTGLVGGGEREIVLGGTYVRDPMSDLLKIAILLISLLTFVYSRDYLRDRQMMVGEFYVLTLFAMLGMMVMVSANSFLTLYLGLELLALSLYTLVAFDRDSPKGAEAAMKYFVLGALGSGLLLYGLSMLYGATGSLELGAVAGAVALQGATNQVLVFGLVFVVIGIGFKFGAVPFHMWVPDTYEGAPNPVVLFLGSAPKIAAFALAFRLLVDGLGALHAEWQGMLIILAVISMAVGNIVAIAQTNIKRMLAYSTISHVGFIFLGLIGGNAEAFSAAMFYAIVYALMAAGGFGLLVMMSREGFEVERLEDLKGLNERGSWQAAMMGLVMFSMAGVPPTVGFMAKLLVLEAVISVGLWWLALVAVFFSIIGAFYYLRVIKMMYFDKPETAEPLVFGTGARLAISINGLAILLLGLFPAVLLTYCQAAFV, from the coding sequence ATGACCTTCGATTACGCCCATTTGATTCCCGTCGTTCCGGAGATCGCGGTTCTGGTTTTGGCCAGTACCCTGCTGCTGGTGGATCTCTGGCTGAAGGACCGGGAAAGGGGGATCAACCATGTGATCGCCGTCCTGGGTCTCCTGGTCGTCATCGGCCTTACTGGTCTGGTCGGTGGCGGGGAGCGGGAGATTGTTCTTGGCGGTACCTATGTCCGCGATCCCATGAGCGATCTGCTCAAGATAGCCATCCTCCTCATCAGCCTGCTGACCTTCGTCTATTCCCGAGACTACCTGCGCGACCGCCAGATGATGGTGGGCGAGTTCTATGTTCTGACCCTGTTCGCGATGTTGGGCATGATGGTCATGGTATCCGCCAACAGCTTCCTGACCCTCTACCTGGGGCTGGAACTGCTGGCCCTCTCCCTCTATACCCTGGTGGCCTTCGACCGGGACAGCCCGAAGGGTGCCGAGGCGGCCATGAAGTACTTTGTCCTCGGCGCCCTGGGCTCCGGACTTCTGCTCTATGGCCTCTCCATGCTTTATGGCGCCACCGGTTCACTGGAACTGGGGGCCGTCGCCGGGGCGGTGGCCTTGCAAGGTGCCACTAACCAAGTCCTGGTCTTTGGCCTGGTCTTCGTCGTCATCGGTATTGGCTTCAAGTTTGGCGCCGTGCCCTTCCACATGTGGGTGCCCGACACTTACGAGGGCGCGCCCAACCCCGTGGTCCTCTTTCTCGGCAGCGCCCCCAAGATCGCCGCCTTTGCCCTGGCCTTCCGCCTCCTGGTGGATGGACTGGGCGCATTGCACGCGGAATGGCAGGGGATGCTCATCATCCTGGCCGTCATCTCCATGGCGGTCGGCAATATCGTGGCGATCGCCCAGACCAACATCAAGCGGATGCTGGCCTACTCGACCATTTCCCATGTCGGATTCATCTTCCTGGGCCTGATCGGCGGCAATGCCGAGGCCTTTTCCGCCGCCATGTTTTACGCCATCGTCTATGCCCTGATGGCCGCCGGGGGCTTTGGCCTGCTGGTGATGATGAGCCGCGAGGGATTTGAGGTGGAGCGCTTGGAGGATCTCAAGGGCCTGAACGAGCGTGGCTCCTGGCAGGCGGCCATGATGGGGCTGGTCATGTTCTCCATGGCCGGGGTGCCCCCAACAGTAGGCTTCATGGCTAAGCTGCTGGTTCTGGAGGCCGTCATCAGCGTGGGTCTCTGGTGGCTCGCCCTGGTCGCCGTCTTTTTCTCCATCATCGGCGCCTTCTACTATCTGCGCGTCATCAAGATGATGTACTTTGACAAGCCTGAAACCGCCGAGCCCCTGGTCTTCGGCACCGGTGCCCGCCTGGCCATTTCCATCAATGGCTTGGCCATCCTGCTCCTGGGCCTCTTCCCGGCGGTCCTGCTGACCTATTGCCAGGCGGCCTTCGTCTGA